In Bacillus sp. FJAT-45037, the following are encoded in one genomic region:
- a CDS encoding glycoside hydrolase family 13 protein gives MQKEAVYHRPKNEFAYAYDDKTIHIRIRTKKNDVEEVTLLHGDPYEWKEKIGWVYNEVSMKKSGSDELFDYWFQPITPPFRRLRYGFTLRSAKEVLTYTERGFKETPPTDVGCYFCFPFLNETDIFHTPDWVKDTVWYQIFPERFANGNPVINPENTLAWGSSPPSATNFFGGDIKGITDHLDYLSELGISGIYLTPIFTAHSNHKYDTIDYMEIDPQFGDKETFKTFVNACHKRGIRVMLDAVFNHSGFYFKPFQDVLTHGENSRYKDWFHIHSFPLQTTERPNYDAFAFVPTMPKLNTEHPEVKKYLLDVATYWIREFDIDGWRLDVANEIDHAFWRDFRKEVKQLKPEAYILGEIWHDSMPWLQGDQFDAVMNYPITTAIIDFIAKKTLSKTEFIEQLSKLLHVYPKSIQEVAFNLLGSHDTPRILTQSGENKDLVKLQTLLQFAVPGTPCIYYGDEIGMTGGGDPGCRECMVWDKEHQDLELFTFMQRIISLRKEHEAFGPRAELTFIETGQSEVVGFLKHTDNETLLFLVNANAKNETITLPDDFKNKNTIELLTGLEIINDETYSVPALCAHVLTVS, from the coding sequence ATGCAAAAAGAAGCGGTCTACCATCGACCTAAAAATGAATTTGCTTACGCATATGACGATAAAACGATACATATACGCATCCGCACAAAAAAAAATGATGTAGAAGAAGTTACTTTATTACACGGTGATCCTTATGAATGGAAAGAAAAAATTGGTTGGGTATATAATGAAGTATCTATGAAGAAGTCTGGTAGTGATGAGTTATTTGATTATTGGTTCCAACCAATTACTCCCCCCTTCAGACGACTACGTTATGGCTTTACATTACGCTCTGCCAAAGAAGTGCTCACCTATACAGAACGTGGGTTTAAAGAGACACCTCCAACGGATGTTGGATGTTATTTCTGCTTCCCTTTCTTAAACGAAACAGATATCTTTCATACACCTGATTGGGTCAAAGACACCGTCTGGTATCAAATTTTTCCAGAACGTTTTGCTAACGGAAACCCTGTGATTAATCCTGAAAACACACTTGCTTGGGGCAGTTCTCCACCGAGTGCTACAAACTTCTTCGGTGGTGATATAAAAGGGATCACTGATCACTTAGATTACTTAAGCGAACTCGGAATTTCAGGAATTTATTTAACACCTATCTTTACCGCACATTCTAATCATAAATACGATACGATTGACTATATGGAAATTGACCCTCAATTCGGAGACAAAGAAACGTTTAAAACGTTCGTAAATGCTTGCCATAAACGAGGGATTCGTGTCATGTTGGATGCGGTATTTAACCATTCAGGCTTTTACTTTAAACCATTTCAAGATGTTCTTACCCACGGTGAAAACTCTAGATATAAAGATTGGTTTCATATCCATAGCTTCCCTCTTCAAACGACGGAGCGCCCGAACTATGATGCCTTTGCTTTTGTCCCGACAATGCCAAAATTAAATACGGAGCACCCTGAAGTAAAAAAATATTTACTAGATGTCGCAACGTATTGGATTCGTGAGTTTGATATTGACGGGTGGCGATTAGATGTCGCTAATGAAATCGACCATGCTTTTTGGCGTGATTTTAGAAAAGAAGTGAAACAATTAAAACCTGAAGCATACATTTTGGGAGAGATTTGGCATGATTCAATGCCTTGGCTTCAGGGAGATCAATTCGATGCTGTCATGAATTATCCAATCACAACTGCGATCATCGACTTTATAGCTAAGAAAACATTGAGCAAGACAGAATTTATTGAACAACTATCTAAACTGCTTCACGTCTACCCAAAATCTATACAAGAAGTAGCATTTAACCTTCTAGGCAGTCACGACACGCCGCGTATTCTTACACAGTCTGGAGAGAATAAAGATTTAGTCAAACTTCAAACCCTCCTTCAGTTTGCTGTTCCTGGAACGCCTTGCATCTATTATGGTGATGAAATTGGAATGACTGGTGGTGGTGATCCAGGATGCAGAGAATGTATGGTTTGGGATAAAGAGCACCAAGACTTAGAGTTATTTACGTTTATGCAACGGATTATCTCCTTGCGAAAAGAACATGAAGCATTCGGCCCTCGTGCAGAGCTCACCTTTATCGAGACCGGTCAATCTGAGGTGGTTGGCTTCTTAAAACACACAGATAATGAAACACTACTGTTTCTTGTTAACGCAAATGCTAAAAATGAAACCATTACGCTACCCGATGATTTCAAAAACAAAAATACAATAGAGCTCCTCACTGGTTTAGAAATCATAAATGATGAAACCTACTCGGTGCCAGCCTTATGTGCTCATGTTTTAACAGTTTCATAA
- a CDS encoding MATE family efflux transporter, whose amino-acid sequence MSKKEKTARNATLFALTWPIFIEILLHMLMGNADTLMLSQYSDDAVAAVGVSNQLLMVIIVMFGFIATGTSVLVAQHLGADEEKNAGKVAVVSIIANLVFGLALSLLIIFAGPTLLLWMGLPQELLNEATLYLQIVGGFSFIQSVLMTIGAILRSHQFTKDVMYITIGMNILNVIGNYLFIFGPFGFPVLGVTGVAIATTISRTLGLIVIIFVLFYRLKGKLPFAFLRHTFPRYELKNLLKVGIPSAGEHLSYNGSQLVITFFIVMMGTEALTTKVYTQNIMMFILLFAIAIGQGTQIIIGHQVGAGEFDQAYKRCIRSLKVAIGVSTSMAILGYAFSSPLLSIFTDNEQIIVAGSLLLLLTVILEPGRAFNLVVINCLRAAGDVKFPVYLGILSMWGVSIPVAYFFGVYLGYGLAGVWIGFIADEWLRGVLMLWRWRQGKWRDMSFVRPKKKVESV is encoded by the coding sequence ATGTCAAAAAAAGAAAAAACAGCACGAAATGCTACATTATTTGCTTTAACCTGGCCTATTTTCATTGAGATCTTACTCCATATGTTAATGGGAAACGCCGATACTTTGATGCTCAGCCAATATTCCGATGATGCGGTAGCCGCTGTTGGGGTTTCCAATCAATTGCTCATGGTCATCATTGTGATGTTTGGTTTTATCGCCACAGGCACGAGTGTATTAGTCGCGCAACATTTAGGAGCTGATGAGGAAAAAAACGCAGGAAAAGTCGCCGTTGTTTCGATCATCGCTAACCTCGTCTTTGGTCTTGCATTAAGCTTATTGATCATTTTTGCAGGCCCTACTTTACTCCTTTGGATGGGGTTACCACAAGAGCTATTAAATGAAGCAACCCTCTATTTACAAATAGTTGGTGGGTTCTCATTTATCCAATCAGTCTTAATGACGATTGGCGCCATCCTTCGTAGTCATCAATTTACTAAAGATGTGATGTACATCACGATTGGGATGAACATCTTAAATGTGATCGGAAACTACTTGTTCATCTTCGGCCCATTTGGTTTTCCTGTCCTAGGTGTAACGGGAGTAGCTATTGCTACAACCATCAGTAGAACTCTAGGATTGATTGTCATTATTTTTGTTCTATTCTACAGACTTAAAGGAAAGCTTCCGTTTGCTTTCTTACGGCACACTTTTCCAAGGTATGAGTTGAAAAACCTTTTAAAAGTAGGAATCCCTTCTGCCGGTGAACACCTTTCTTATAATGGTTCACAGCTTGTGATTACATTTTTTATTGTGATGATGGGAACGGAAGCTTTGACGACCAAAGTGTACACACAAAATATTATGATGTTTATCTTACTCTTTGCCATTGCGATAGGCCAAGGAACACAAATTATTATTGGACATCAAGTAGGTGCTGGTGAGTTTGATCAGGCTTACAAACGCTGTATTAGGAGCTTGAAAGTGGCGATTGGCGTTTCGACCTCAATGGCTATTCTCGGATATGCCTTCAGCTCTCCCCTGTTATCGATCTTTACAGATAACGAACAGATCATAGTGGCAGGTAGTCTTTTGCTTCTCTTAACCGTTATTTTAGAACCTGGGCGAGCGTTTAATCTTGTTGTCATAAACTGTTTACGAGCGGCTGGTGATGTGAAGTTCCCTGTTTACCTTGGCATCTTATCGATGTGGGGTGTTAGTATACCCGTTGCTTATTTCTTCGGCGTGTACTTAGGTTATGGTCTAGCTGGGGTTTGGATTGGTTTTATTGCTGATGAATGGCTTAGAGGGGTCTTAATGCTTTGGCGTTGGCGTCAAGGTAAGTGGAGAGATATGTCGTTTGTTCGGCCAAAGAAGAAAGTTGAATCGGTGTAG
- a CDS encoding GerMN domain-containing protein produces MKKITALLLALIFVLFLAACGQGENTIDSNESTSNIESEENEEASEEPATEEPTTDEPIVEDEIIEEQETTDATEDDVAVEDTPSSPVNLFFADDQVMDIYKVERTIEAADEELFLATFEAWIAGPTAEEGELASLIPSDVTVQSVEEHEGVAHVSFSSELLNAQLGSGSEAMLLQQIALTMKQFGFSSTKVLIDGDEHPEMFGHVDTSAAIEADDIEEIPSAE; encoded by the coding sequence ATGAAGAAGATAACGGCTTTGTTACTTGCACTTATTTTCGTTTTATTCTTGGCAGCTTGTGGTCAAGGCGAAAACACCATTGATTCAAATGAGTCCACGAGTAATATTGAATCTGAAGAAAATGAAGAAGCTTCTGAAGAGCCTGCTACAGAAGAACCTACAACAGACGAACCTATTGTAGAAGACGAAATCATTGAAGAACAAGAAACAACGGATGCAACGGAAGATGACGTGGCAGTGGAAGATACGCCATCATCTCCTGTCAACTTATTCTTCGCTGATGATCAAGTCATGGACATATATAAAGTAGAGCGTACAATCGAAGCAGCAGATGAAGAGCTTTTCCTAGCTACTTTTGAAGCTTGGATTGCTGGCCCTACGGCTGAAGAAGGAGAACTTGCCTCATTGATCCCATCTGACGTTACAGTCCAATCAGTGGAGGAACATGAAGGAGTTGCTCATGTGTCATTCTCTTCTGAACTATTAAACGCACAGCTTGGTTCTGGATCAGAGGCCATGCTCCTTCAACAAATCGCTTTAACGATGAAGCAATTTGGCTTCTCTTCTACCAAAGTTCTAATCGATGGGGATGAGCATCCCGAGATGTTCGGTCATGTTGATACAAGTGCTGCCATTGAAGCGGACGACATTGAAGAAATCCCATCAGCCGAATAA
- a CDS encoding TAXI family TRAP transporter solute-binding subunit translates to MKKKFAFLSAALLSVGMLLGACGSDAGGDEDYKTDLQMGTGSTGGTYYPLGQEMANIMNNNVYYEDFNVSAIASGASVENLGGIFQGNMQLGMTVHIPAIEAMSGEGDFDGAAVENFGFMGHIYPEVMQVITTSNTGVESIADLEGKRVAIGPPGSGTQSAAKLILSAYGLEDGDYEAYEEGFGDAAGRLQDGQLDASFGLLGLPASGIEELSTQRDVVILPIEGEALDTILDSSDYGHLEIPADSYEFLEEPVDTITAYAILVGSTNQISEDLGYEIVKGLYENVDQMTHAQGEHLAIENILNGSEGLPLHPGAEKYFKEAGIID, encoded by the coding sequence ATGAAAAAGAAATTTGCTTTTTTATCAGCAGCATTGCTTTCTGTAGGAATGCTTCTTGGTGCCTGTGGTTCTGATGCAGGTGGGGATGAGGATTACAAGACAGACTTACAAATGGGTACAGGTTCTACAGGTGGAACATACTATCCATTAGGTCAAGAAATGGCTAACATCATGAATAACAATGTGTATTATGAAGATTTTAACGTAAGTGCGATTGCATCTGGCGCATCAGTTGAAAATCTTGGTGGTATTTTTCAAGGGAACATGCAACTTGGGATGACTGTTCACATTCCTGCTATAGAAGCAATGAGTGGTGAGGGTGACTTTGACGGTGCAGCTGTTGAAAACTTCGGATTTATGGGTCATATCTATCCAGAAGTTATGCAAGTTATCACAACTTCCAATACAGGTGTTGAATCCATTGCTGACCTTGAAGGTAAACGTGTAGCAATTGGGCCTCCAGGTAGTGGTACTCAATCAGCTGCCAAGTTAATTCTAAGTGCTTATGGTCTTGAAGATGGCGATTACGAAGCTTATGAAGAAGGTTTCGGTGACGCAGCTGGCCGCTTACAAGATGGCCAATTAGATGCATCATTTGGATTACTTGGGCTTCCTGCTAGTGGAATTGAAGAACTTTCTACACAACGTGATGTAGTCATTCTTCCTATCGAAGGCGAAGCACTTGATACGATTTTAGATAGCAGTGATTACGGTCACTTAGAAATTCCAGCTGATTCTTATGAATTTTTAGAAGAGCCAGTTGATACGATTACAGCATATGCGATCTTAGTAGGATCGACGAACCAAATTAGCGAAGATCTAGGATATGAAATCGTAAAAGGTCTATACGAGAATGTTGATCAAATGACACATGCTCAAGGTGAACACTTAGCGATCGAGAACATCTTAAATGGTTCTGAAGGTCTTCCTCTTCACCCTGGTGCTGAGAAATACTTTAAAGAAGCAGGCATTATTGATTAA